Part of the Henckelia pumila isolate YLH828 chromosome 2, ASM3356847v2, whole genome shotgun sequence genome is shown below.
cattttttaaatttcttttgctCTGTTCTCATGTTTTTTAGCAGCAAGCTGTTCAAGCAAAGAGCAAAGGAAAGGAGTCTGGCTTTTTTTTACTTTGTTTCGATTCAGAAATAGTTGGGATATTGTGGTTGATTTTGAAGGTAGATTAATTTTCATTATTGTTCAATATATGTACATTATTCTCATTTGTCGTTCCTACAAGATTTTTGCTGACAAAAACCcactcccccccccccctccccccatTAAATTGCATTCTTCCAAAACAATGAAACCAAATTCCTTTTCCAGAGACATATTCCCACCGAGAATCCAActtttagaaataaattttgttttttttcaaaatcttgCAAGCCCATAAAGCCACACGGGGGCTGCTGTATGAGTTTATGAATTCCATTTTGTATTGATGTTGAtcatgtctatatatatatatatatatatatatatatatatatatatatatatttatatacttgTTTCTGTGTAATTTTATCATATGTTGTCATGATCAGTGTATATGTAGAATGAAAacacaattattattttttactttATTGATTATAAACACTCTACCTTTGTCAAATTATAACAGATAGCGAAATACATATTTCTATCATTTTGTTCCAAACTCATTTGAAATCCGAACTCCTCTTTATTTTGTATTATAACATATATTTAGCTTTCTTtataaaattatgaattatgATATAATCTTCTTGGTTTTATTTCAGTATGGAGTCTAATGTTGTCCAAAATTCATCCCAAACATCAAATGAAACAGAAAACGAAACACAACAGTCAACGACTGGAAAAAGACCGAGGAAGCCTCCTAAAGCTCCTAAACAAGGCAAGAGTATATTTTGGGAGCATTGTATAAAGGGGACAAGGAAGTTGAGCAATGATACCGTACAACAAATAGGGATATGCAAATATTGCAAAGTTGAGATCCCAACAGTTTACGGATCTACCAGTGGGTTAAAAAACCACTTAGTAAAGAGGTGCAAGTCAAGTCCACTCTATGAAGTGAGTGGGGATGATAAAAGTCAAACTACATTGATGAATGAGACTATGGGGCAAGGAAGTGTCTTGGTTTCTCatgcttttaataaaaaaaaatgtgagtTAAAACTGGCAAGGTACGTGATTGTCGATGAAATGTCTTTTAGGGTTGTCGAAGGTAAGAGGTTTGTAGAATTATTGCATGAATTACAACCAAGATTTAGAATTCTCGATCGAAAGAAAATTGCTAGTATGGTTTATGATCTTTTCTTAGTTGAAAAAGCTAAGATACAAAGTGTGATTGGCGACGTTAGGGTAACTATCACTACTGATACTTGGACATCCATTCAAAACATCAATTACATGGTAGTGACAGCTCACTTCGTGGATAGTGATTGGAAACTGCATAAAAGAATACTcaacttcacaaaaatcactaatCATTCTAGTGAAGAAATTGGGAAGATGGTTGAGGTTTGTCTTAGGGAGTGGGGGATAGAAAAAGTCTTTTCAATTGTCGTTGACAACGCTTCTTCTAATGACAGTGCAATTGATTACTTGAAAAGAAGGATGAAAGGTGAGAATTTATTGTTGTTTGAAGGGAAATACTTGCATTTGAGGTGTGCTTGTCATATAATTAACTTAATTGTTAAGGATGGTTTGAAGGAACTTAATGTCTCAATTAAAGCTATAAGGAATGCCGTTGTTTTTATTCATTCTTCCCCATCAAGATTGAATAAATTTAGGGAGTTTTCCATGTTAGACAAGTTTTCCAGCACATCAACCGTTCCTATGGATGTCAAAACGAGGTGGAATGCAACTTATAAAATGCTTGAAGCTGCGTTAAAGTATAGAAAGGTGTTCGAAAGGATGGCTGAAGAATGGTTGCCTTTACGAATTATTTTCGTGAAAAAAATGATAAGGGTAAAGAAAAGATCGGCCCTCCAATTTCTGATGACTGGGAGAGAGCAAAAGCTTTTGTACATTTTCTGAAAAAGTTTTATGATGCCACTTTGGAGCTAAGTGCATCAAAAAATCCAACATCCCACTTGATTTATCAATCAATGATTTCACTCCAAGTAGAGATTGATAGAAAGAGACATGATGATTCATATCAAATTCTTACAGAGGTAGCAAGTGCAATGAAGTCAAAGTTTGACAAGTATTGGGGAAATTGGAATAACATGAACCCTTTGATATTTATTGGTAATGTTTTGGACCCAAAGAACAAACTTCAGATGATCAAAGTTACTGTCAGAAAATTGGGAGGTTCAGCTGCAAGGATGAAATATTTTGCTGATAAAGTCAAACAATACTTGGTAACTTTGTGGATGGAGTACAAAGGAATAAATGATATATTGAATGTTGAGAGTCAAAGTATGCAAATAGAGGGTGATGGTGGAGATGCTGGCCCTGGTGGTGATGGTGTTAGTCTTTGTGATGAATTATTTGACGATGTGGAGGCACAAAATGAAGCAGAACAACTCCAATAGATATCCAATGAAGTGGATAAGTATTTGGCCGATGAGATTGAAAAACGATCTAACCAATCTTTCAATCTTTTGGAGTGGTGGAAAGGAAGTGAAACTAGGTATCCAATCCTCTCATTAATTGCCAAGGATATTTTCTGAATTCCAAGCTCAACCGTTGCGAGTGAGTCTGCTTTTAGCTTGGGAAAAAGAGTTGTGGATCCTTTTAGGAGCAGTTTGAGTCCTAAAATGGTAGAGGCATTAGTGTGCACTAGTGATTGGCTAAGAGCCGAGGAGTTTTCTTTTTGGAAAGATCCAACAGATGATGACCTTGAACTATATATGGAGATTGAAGAAATTGAAAAGAGTAACAACTTTTTATTAATtaactttaaatttatttaatatctatCTTTGTTAATCTTACATGCAtactaatattatttttttgcagCTGCAAATACCACCCAAGATCGTGCCAAAACACCGCGGTCGGATTTCCAGATGGTGCTACATACTCATTGGTGTATAGTCTGAGCAGGACTCAGTAGTTGACCAGTCCCTCAGTCATCTCATGCTGCATACATCATATTAGTTCTGTATAGTCATATTTACGTACTGGACGTTAGTCGCTCACGTTCATGGTGTTTTCTTGGACATCCTATTCTACGAGACATGTCTCGGGCTAAACAGAGAAAGTGATCAAGGCGGGGTTAGATGCAGGTCCAGGAGCTGCTGGGATTTTTGTACCTACAGTCAGTTTCATATTGTAAATATTGATGAAAAAACACATTGGGGTTTTTAGTGTCGGTTGTATTTCATCGATTTTTTTTGTAGTAGGTTTTTATAAGTTTCCCCAATAAACTTTGtgttttaataaatatttttatattaagctaATTGTTTGCTTAAGACTGcaagttagtaggtgatctagaCTAGGTCACTACACATCGTCTCGATTTGTGTGTTCTAATGACCTAAAATTTctctattttattatatttttattggtattaaatatattttagccgTGTATATGATCTATTTATTGAGTgtgtttttattaatatatcatttttatatcatttttttcaaaactggatatttatttaatattgatagaaaaataccattttattatatatttgtcaatattttaaaaatatattatatttaaataaataatttactaaagaataaaatataaatatattataaaaatagtaagatacttattttttttataaatttacaattaatatatatttatttttacacttttaatcaacaaaaattgccttaaaaaataaaatatgcatttagttgaatttattaaaaattaattggaCTTAAAAAACAATTTATTTAAAGGATAAAATCGATTTTTTAGTTGAATATGTACCAATTATGTTATTTACACTAATTCACATActaatttgatattttatcaatagttcatgtaccaaaataaattttactcaaaataataataataataataataataataataataataataataataatatttactattttataaaacatGAGCCTATtagaaaaaccaatttttggTGTCATAGTGTAGCAAGGAGAAATTCCAAAAATAGTGTGgccattattaaatttaatcaaCTATCATTGGGAATAAATTCGAAAATTTGGTGAATTATTTCGTGTCTAAAATTTCAAAACCGTCCAACTATGGTGTAGTGATTAGCggattaatttaaaatttaaactttaaataaCGGATGATGGTGCAAATTTGTAAACGTGGTCAAGAGATTATGCGAAATAGGGggatttacaaaaaaataaataaaaaattaacatttttattttgatatcaaatttaagaattttacaaaaatataatattttcgtATTTTTAGACTTTAATATTAAACATTATTTTAtatgaaaaatctttaaaaatattaatatacgACATTTAtgtcatatataatataatatctgTTTATTATATTACACACGCAACGTGTGTGCCTCACGTACTAGTAATAATAATTTTGCAATAGTTATTAGTACTAGCGACAGAAGCACACGCAGTTGCGTGTGTGATAGActatatgatattttatgattttttatttatgaaataatataCTATTTAGTAGTTGAAAATTAGTTATCGGAAAGATAATATAATATCCTACTATATTAAAAAGGTAGATGAGAAAAAGTGGAGAAAAATGTGGATAAAAGggtaaaattaaaagatatttttGGTGTGCCATGATACACTAAAACACAGTTATTCAAAGACCCCcaacttttatataatagtatagaaTTACAAATTAACTCGATGGATCAAAGTTTTGGGTCAAGTTCAATGACGAGGTTCTAATTTGAAATGAGTTGGGCTTGAACTTAAAAGTTTAAATGGGCTATCCTCAATTTATGGGCATCGCCACCTTCTAAATATCAG
Proteins encoded:
- the LOC140878658 gene encoding zinc finger BED domain-containing protein RICESLEEPER 2-like; the encoded protein is MESNVVQNSSQTSNETENETQQSTTGKRPRKPPKAPKQGKSIFWEHCIKGTRKLSNDTVQQIGICKYCKVEIPTVYGSTSGLKNHLVKRCKSSPLYEVSGDDKSQTTLMNETMGQGSVLVSHAFNKKKCELKLARYVIVDEMSFRVVEGKRFVELLHELQPRFRILDRKKIASMVYDLFLVEKAKIQSVIGDVRVTITTDTWTSIQNINYMVVTAHFVDSDWKLHKRILNFTKITNHSSEEIGKMVEVCLREWGIEKVFSIVVDNASSNDSAIDYLKRRMKGENLLLFEGKYLHLRCACHIINLIVKDGLKELNVSIKAIRNAVVFIHSSPSRLNKFREFSMLDKFSSTSTVPMDVKTRWNATYKMLEAALKYRKGKEKIGPPISDDWERAKAFVHFLKKFYDATLELSASKNPTSHLIYQSMISLQVEIDRKRHDDSYQILTEVASAMKSKFDKYWGNWNNMNPLIFIGNVLDPKNKLQMIKVTVRKLGGSAARMKYFADKVKQYLVTLWMEYKGINDILNVESQSMQIEGDGGDAGPGGDGVSLCDELFDDVEAQNEAEQLQ